The Brassica napus cultivar Da-Ae chromosome C7, Da-Ae, whole genome shotgun sequence genome has a segment encoding these proteins:
- the LOC106407478 gene encoding putative GATA transcription factor 22, translating into MGSNFRYTIDLNEDHQNHQPFFSSFGPSIHQSRYHQQHLYHHQAPSNPTSSSSSLASPSLSYLPFLINSHQDQVHVGYNNHTFHGFLDPHISHPLETKKFVYDGGSSSSDQMMPEKETRLKLTIRKNDNHHDQTDLPQYPTKGETESNSLKWMSSKVRFMKRKTMITPTDNNKQYVKNDQSLNVSNLEEDHLKRISKNQYNMIANKNGYNGSNNCVTRICSDCNTTKTPLWRSGPRGPKSLCNACGIRQRKARRAAMAASGATTTSDLSPPLLKKKIQNKNKRSNKVGSLSSPLASKVHKYKSMTTSVAEAVLMMEGAGAITGDLETQGKSTMSSSSTSTSSNKCYFDELAIILSKSSAYQQVFPQDEKEAAILLMALSYGMLHG; encoded by the exons ATGGGTTCAAATTTTCGTTACACTATAGATCTCAATGAAGATCATCAAAACCATCAaccttttttctcttcttttggaCCCTCTATTCATCAAAGTCGTTATCATCAACAACATCTTTATCATCACCAAGCTCCATCTAATCCcacttcttcatcatcttctttagCTTCACCATCTCTTTCCTACCTCCCTTTCTTGATCAACTCTCACCAAGATCAAGTACATGTTGGGTATAACAACCATACTTTTCATGGCTTTCTTGATCCTCATATCTCCCATCCCCTTGag ACCAAAAAGTTTGTATATGATGGTGGATCATCATCAAGCGATCAAATGATGCCAGAGAAGGAGACACGACTTAAGTTGACGATAAGGAAGAATGATAATCATCATGACCAAACCGATCTTCCTCAATATCCGACAAAAGGCGAGACAGAAAGTAATTCGCTCAAGTGGATGTCTTCGAAGGTGAGATTTATGAAGAGAAAGACGATGATCACCCCCACCGACAACAACAAACAATACGTTAAGAACGACCAGTCCTTGAACGTTAGCAATCTCGAAGAAGATCATCTCAAGAGGATTTCGAAAAATCAATACAATATGATTGCGAACAAGAATGGTTATAACGGAAGCAACAACTGCGTAACTAGGATTTGCTCCGATTGTAACACGACCAAAACTCCTCTTTGGAGAAGTGGCCCGAGAGGTCCCAAG TCTCTTTGTAACGCGTGTGGGATAAGGCAAAGGAAAGCGAGACGGGCTGCTATGGCCGCTTCAGGCGCAACCACAACCTCTGACTTGTCACCGCCGCTcctgaagaagaagattcaaaacaagaacaagagatcAAATAAAGTTGGTAGTCTCTCTTCTCCTTTGGCCTCAAAGGTACATAAATATAAGAGTATGACCACATCTGTGGCGGAGGCAGTGCTGATGATGGAGGGCGCGGGCGCAATAACCGGGGATTTGGAAACTCAAGGCAAATCCACTATGTCGTCTTCTTCAACATCTACCTCTTCAAACAAGTGTTATTTTGATGAGCTAGCCATAATTTTGAGCAAAAGCTCAGCTTATCAGCAAGTTTTTCCTCAAGATGAGAAGGAGGCTGCCATTTTACTAATGGCTCTGTCGTACGGAATGTTACACGGGTGA